A genomic window from Aethina tumida isolate Nest 87 chromosome 4, icAetTumi1.1, whole genome shotgun sequence includes:
- the LOC109603059 gene encoding uncharacterized protein LOC109603059 yields MKKKNILSFLRSIYGDRFKWSIVKSIGIFALGIRIAQECVGVEVIPSQ; encoded by the coding sequence atgaaaaagaaaaacatattGAGTTTCTTGCGATCGATCTACGGCGACAGATTCAAATGGTCCATAGTGAAAAGTATTGGAATATTCGCTCTGGGCATCAGAATCGCCCAGGAATGTGTTGGAGTCGAAGTCATTCCCTCACAATAA